Proteins from one Parvibaculum lavamentivorans DS-1 genomic window:
- a CDS encoding PaaI family thioesterase yields the protein MSESRTEAKGEWPPNIQAVFKRMAPASRYLGLEILEADREKRRVKVAFNASAELCNMWGGIQGGMVAAMLDDVMSLAVGLDLEWGQISPTLELKVSMLNAARPGRIIGTGHVIKRGKSVGFIEGELVDEDGKLLATGSSTATFVTLKKKPAPQEEAPQA from the coding sequence ATGAGTGAAAGTCGGACGGAAGCAAAAGGCGAGTGGCCGCCGAATATCCAGGCGGTGTTCAAGCGTATGGCCCCTGCAAGCCGTTATCTTGGGTTGGAGATCCTCGAGGCAGACCGCGAGAAACGCCGCGTCAAGGTGGCATTCAATGCAAGTGCCGAGCTCTGCAACATGTGGGGCGGCATCCAGGGCGGCATGGTGGCGGCCATGCTCGATGATGTTATGAGCCTCGCCGTCGGCCTCGATCTCGAATGGGGGCAGATTTCGCCGACGCTCGAGCTGAAAGTCTCGATGCTCAATGCCGCGCGGCCGGGCCGCATCATCGGCACGGGCCATGTCATAAAGCGCGGCAAGTCTGTCGGCTTCATAGAGGGTGAACTGGTCGACGAGGATGGGAAGCTTCTCGCGACCGGCAGTTCCACAGCAACATTTGTCACACTGAAAAAAAAGCCCGCCCCGCAGGAAGAAGCGCCTCAGGCGTAA
- a CDS encoding TetR/AcrR family transcriptional regulator → MATPKTAAPKTRDRILATSLKLFNENGYDAVTTARISDEVGISEGNLWYHFRTKRDLVRAHQLALFILIDKRLSIQSTPTTVLDSYAQFNRMVFEEVWTYQYLYRDQAEYGRTSPELEDRVHRIYDTTTTMLIRFFRHMIDVGHLDMPDDELAPLADNTWMVIRYWPSFLRETRRVVKLDKAALNAGIRHHFALFETHLSPKARAYFEKTAYA, encoded by the coding sequence ATGGCAACACCAAAGACCGCAGCGCCCAAAACCAGAGACAGGATACTTGCCACGAGCCTGAAGCTCTTTAATGAGAACGGCTACGACGCCGTGACCACGGCCCGTATCTCCGACGAGGTGGGCATATCGGAAGGCAACCTCTGGTATCACTTCCGCACCAAACGCGACCTCGTGCGCGCCCATCAGCTGGCGCTCTTCATCCTTATCGACAAGCGGCTTTCCATCCAGTCGACGCCCACGACGGTGCTGGACAGCTACGCGCAGTTCAACCGGATGGTGTTCGAGGAGGTCTGGACCTACCAGTATCTCTACCGCGACCAGGCGGAATATGGCCGAACCTCACCGGAACTTGAGGACAGGGTGCATCGCATCTACGACACCACAACGACAATGCTGATCCGTTTTTTCCGCCACATGATTGACGTGGGTCACCTGGATATGCCCGACGACGAGTTGGCGCCGCTCGCGGACAACACCTGGATGGTGATTCGCTATTGGCCCAGCTTTCTGCGCGAAACGCGCCGCGTCGTGAAGCTGGACAAGGCGGCGCTCAATGCCGGCATCCGCCACCATTTCGCGCTCTTCGAAACGCACTTGTCGCCAAAGGCGCGCGCCTATTTCGAAAAGACGGCTTACGCCTGA
- a CDS encoding exodeoxyribonuclease III has product MDIKIATWNINSVRLRINLVERLIAEESPDVLCLQEIKCINDAFPLKALKAAGYEHIAVHGQKGYHGVATLSRIPFKKVDSMNFCEKGDCRHLATDLDMPGGMRVHNFYVPAGGDEPDPEINPKFAHKLAFVREMTRLYDGHRTKSQNRMVLVGDLNIAPLEHDVWSHKQLLKVVSHTPVEVALMNELIASHDWVDVMRRFVPDNEKLYSWWSYRAKDWLAADRGRRLDHIWVTPALADTPVSMTVRKDARGWERASDHAPVVATLRL; this is encoded by the coding sequence GTGGATATCAAGATCGCGACGTGGAATATCAACTCCGTCCGCCTGAGGATCAATCTTGTCGAGCGCCTGATCGCCGAGGAAAGCCCTGATGTGCTGTGCCTGCAGGAAATCAAGTGCATCAACGATGCCTTTCCCCTGAAGGCATTGAAGGCTGCGGGATATGAACACATCGCGGTGCATGGACAGAAGGGATATCATGGTGTCGCGACGCTGAGCCGCATCCCCTTCAAGAAGGTCGACAGCATGAATTTCTGCGAGAAAGGCGATTGCCGCCATCTCGCAACCGACCTCGACATGCCGGGTGGTATGCGGGTCCATAACTTCTATGTGCCGGCCGGCGGCGACGAGCCGGACCCGGAGATCAACCCGAAATTCGCTCACAAGCTGGCATTCGTGCGGGAAATGACGAGGCTCTATGATGGGCACCGCACGAAATCACAAAACCGGATGGTACTGGTCGGCGACCTGAATATTGCGCCGCTTGAACACGACGTCTGGTCGCACAAGCAGCTTCTCAAGGTTGTGAGCCATACGCCCGTGGAAGTCGCGCTTATGAACGAACTGATAGCCTCCCACGACTGGGTGGACGTGATGCGCCGTTTTGTGCCCGATAACGAGAAGCTTTATTCCTGGTGGAGCTACCGCGCGAAGGACTGGCTGGCTGCCGATCGCGGGCGCCGCCTCGACCACATATGGGTGACACCGGCACTTGCCGACACGCCGGTATCTATGACTGTACGCAAGGACGCGAGGGGGTGGGAGCGGGCGTCGGACCATGCGCCGGTAGTCGCGACGCTGAGGCTCTAG
- a CDS encoding aspartate aminotransferase family protein — MSQNTALSNQTKRWQEMDAAHHLHPFTTHKDLATKGARVITHAEGVYLYDSEGKRMLDGMAGLWCVQVGYGREELAQAGYKALKELSYYNNFFQTTNQYAAELSDKLAEVCPKGIDRFFFANSGSEGNDSAVKIIRYYWNLMGKPDKKTIIARKKSYHGVTLAAASLSGLTHLHPQADLPLPGFVHVECPDWFAEGGDMTPEEYGLKAAHSLEEKILELGADNVAAFVAEPVQGAGGLIIPPKGYWEEIQRICRKYDVLLHIDEVICGFGRTGQWFGSDTFGIEPDMINMAKGLSSGYQPLAAVGLGKRVGDVIFNSDEEWSHGFTYSGHPVACAVALANLEVIQKEKLVEKAGGATGAYFQKKLAELADHPLVGETRGVGLLGAIELVKDRKTRAKFDSATDAGTRCRNHCFSNGLVMRAIGDTMVLSPPLTITESEMDNLFGLARHCLDLTASEIGVV, encoded by the coding sequence GTGTCGCAAAACACCGCACTTTCAAATCAGACCAAACGCTGGCAGGAGATGGACGCTGCCCATCACCTCCATCCTTTCACCACACACAAGGATCTCGCCACCAAGGGTGCGCGCGTCATTACCCATGCCGAGGGCGTTTATCTTTATGACAGTGAAGGCAAGCGCATGCTTGACGGCATGGCGGGCCTCTGGTGCGTGCAGGTCGGCTACGGCCGCGAGGAACTGGCGCAGGCCGGCTACAAGGCGCTCAAGGAGCTTTCCTACTACAACAACTTCTTCCAGACGACGAACCAATATGCGGCGGAACTTTCCGACAAGCTGGCGGAAGTCTGCCCGAAAGGGATCGACCGTTTCTTCTTTGCAAATTCAGGCTCCGAAGGAAACGACAGCGCGGTGAAGATCATCCGTTACTACTGGAACCTGATGGGCAAACCGGACAAGAAGACAATCATTGCCCGCAAGAAGTCCTATCACGGCGTAACACTGGCGGCTGCATCTCTCTCCGGCCTGACACATCTTCATCCGCAGGCGGACCTTCCGCTGCCGGGTTTCGTTCATGTCGAATGTCCGGACTGGTTCGCCGAGGGCGGCGACATGACGCCTGAAGAATACGGACTGAAAGCCGCACATAGCCTGGAAGAGAAAATTCTCGAGCTCGGCGCCGATAATGTCGCGGCCTTCGTGGCGGAGCCCGTGCAGGGCGCAGGCGGGCTTATCATTCCGCCAAAGGGTTACTGGGAAGAGATCCAGCGCATCTGCCGCAAATACGACGTGCTGCTCCATATCGACGAGGTGATCTGCGGTTTCGGACGCACCGGCCAGTGGTTCGGTTCCGACACGTTCGGCATCGAGCCCGACATGATCAACATGGCGAAAGGTCTCTCATCCGGCTACCAGCCGCTTGCCGCGGTCGGACTGGGCAAGCGCGTCGGCGACGTTATTTTCAATTCCGACGAAGAATGGTCGCATGGCTTCACCTATTCCGGCCATCCAGTCGCCTGCGCCGTCGCCCTTGCAAACCTCGAAGTAATCCAGAAGGAAAAGCTGGTCGAGAAGGCCGGGGGCGCGACAGGAGCCTACTTTCAGAAAAAGCTCGCCGAACTCGCCGATCATCCCCTTGTGGGAGAAACCCGCGGCGTCGGTCTTCTGGGAGCGATCGAGCTTGTGAAGGACCGTAAGACCCGTGCCAAGTTCGACAGCGCGACAGATGCCGGCACCCGCTGCCGCAATCATTGCTTCTCCAACGGTCTGGTCATGCGGGCTATCGGCGACACAATGGTACTGAGCCCGCCTTTGACGATCACCGAGAGCGAGATGGACAATCTCTTCGGCCTTGCCCGTCACTGCCTCGACCTGACGGCCAGCGAGATCGGGGTGGTTTGA
- a CDS encoding glutamine synthetase family protein: MAMGSEENETKETVNNEEDLIKWLRDRRITEVECMVSDMAGIARGKIIPTRKFIAGLSDRSLKLPESIFGQTVTGDYVDSDFLGDIEPDIILDPDPTTVRVVPWYDEPTAQIICDANYRDGKPVPIAPRNVLKRVLALFEEKGWAPVVAPEIEFYLAAKNIDPDYPLEPPVGANGRQETARQSYGIDAVNEFDPIFEDMYDFCEAQDLDIDTLIHESGAAQVEINFDHGAPLDIADQAFLFKRTMRQAALRHGIYATFMAKPYEGEPGSAMHIHQSIVSSGTGDNLFATKQGKDTKLFLSYIAGLQKYLPDAMALIAPNVNSYRRIVRDHAAPINTHWGHENRTVGLRVPEAKRQGRRIENRVPGADANPYLAIATSLACGYIGMVNDLKPTKEMTGNAYDSKRYALPRHLLDALGNLRTATELKEVLGADFVTLYMDVKLTEHEAYQQVISAWEREHLLLNV; the protein is encoded by the coding sequence ATGGCGATGGGCAGCGAAGAGAACGAGACGAAAGAGACGGTCAACAACGAGGAAGACCTGATCAAATGGCTTAGGGACCGCCGCATAACCGAAGTGGAATGCATGGTGTCGGATATGGCCGGCATCGCGCGCGGCAAGATTATCCCGACGCGAAAATTCATCGCTGGACTCAGCGATCGCTCGCTGAAACTTCCAGAATCCATCTTCGGTCAGACAGTGACCGGCGACTATGTCGACAGCGATTTTCTCGGCGACATTGAACCGGACATCATTCTCGATCCGGATCCCACCACTGTCCGCGTCGTTCCCTGGTACGACGAACCCACCGCCCAGATCATCTGCGATGCGAATTATCGCGACGGCAAGCCTGTGCCGATTGCACCGCGCAACGTGCTGAAGCGGGTGCTCGCACTTTTTGAGGAGAAGGGCTGGGCACCGGTCGTAGCGCCGGAGATCGAATTTTATCTGGCTGCCAAGAACATTGACCCAGATTACCCGCTCGAGCCACCCGTGGGCGCGAACGGCCGCCAGGAAACCGCGCGGCAGTCCTATGGTATCGACGCTGTGAACGAGTTCGATCCCATCTTCGAGGACATGTACGATTTCTGCGAAGCACAGGATCTCGATATAGATACGCTCATCCACGAATCCGGCGCAGCGCAGGTCGAAATCAATTTCGATCACGGTGCACCGCTCGACATTGCGGATCAGGCATTTCTTTTCAAGCGCACGATGCGGCAGGCGGCCCTCCGCCACGGCATCTATGCCACCTTTATGGCCAAGCCCTATGAGGGCGAACCCGGCAGCGCCATGCACATCCATCAGTCGATCGTAAGCAGCGGCACGGGCGACAACCTCTTCGCGACGAAGCAGGGCAAGGATACAAAGCTTTTCCTCTCCTATATCGCCGGCCTCCAGAAGTATTTGCCTGATGCCATGGCTCTGATCGCACCCAATGTGAACTCGTACCGCCGGATCGTCCGCGACCATGCGGCGCCCATCAACACTCATTGGGGCCATGAGAACCGCACAGTTGGCCTTCGCGTTCCGGAAGCAAAACGGCAGGGCCGCCGGATCGAAAACCGCGTGCCGGGCGCGGATGCGAACCCCTATCTCGCCATCGCGACCTCGCTCGCCTGCGGCTATATCGGCATGGTGAACGATCTGAAGCCGACGAAGGAGATGACCGGCAACGCCTATGACAGCAAGCGCTACGCGCTGCCACGCCACCTGCTCGATGCGCTGGGCAACTTACGGACAGCGACAGAGCTGAAGGAAGTGCTCGGCGCCGATTTCGTCACGCTCTACATGGACGTCAAACTGACCGAACACGAAGCCTATCAGCAGGTGATTTCGGCCTGGGAGCGCGAACATCTGCTGTTGAATGTGTGA
- a CDS encoding gamma-glutamyl-gamma-aminobutyrate hydrolase family protein, translating to MTRKSHRRPIVGIPCDVKMLGPHPFHAVGEKYLAAVDGCADCQPILLPVPREPFKEAADQLDEIFALCDGIFLTGSHSNVHPENYGGTPPREGVLLDRQRDALTLTLIRHCVERGVPLFAVCRGFQEMNVAFGGTLHQHIHEEPSEAGFAPRFDHRENKDDPLDVQYGPAHDVFLEAGGTFENLLGTRTIEVNSLHGQGVARLADALVAEGRAADGTVEAMRVREAKSFALAVQWHPEWKYWENPVSQKLFRAFGDAVREAAAGNAETERVVSHGDGQRRERDERDGQQRGRPDQMA from the coding sequence ATGACACGAAAATCACATCGGCGCCCGATTGTTGGTATCCCCTGCGACGTCAAAATGCTGGGGCCGCACCCCTTTCATGCTGTGGGCGAGAAATACCTCGCCGCCGTTGATGGATGCGCCGATTGTCAGCCGATCCTCCTGCCGGTACCGCGAGAGCCCTTCAAGGAGGCGGCGGACCAGCTCGACGAGATTTTCGCCCTTTGCGACGGCATATTTCTTACCGGTTCCCACTCGAACGTCCATCCCGAGAATTATGGCGGCACGCCCCCGCGCGAGGGTGTGCTCCTCGACCGTCAGCGGGACGCGCTGACGCTGACGCTCATCCGGCACTGCGTCGAACGTGGGGTGCCGCTTTTCGCCGTCTGCCGTGGCTTTCAGGAAATGAACGTCGCCTTCGGCGGCACGCTCCATCAGCACATCCATGAGGAGCCGTCGGAAGCCGGCTTTGCGCCCCGCTTCGATCACCGGGAAAACAAGGATGATCCGCTCGATGTCCAGTATGGGCCCGCGCATGATGTGTTCCTGGAGGCGGGCGGCACTTTCGAAAATCTGCTGGGCACACGGACGATTGAGGTAAACTCCCTGCACGGGCAGGGCGTGGCGCGTCTCGCCGATGCACTGGTGGCGGAAGGCCGCGCCGCCGATGGTACGGTGGAGGCGATGCGGGTGCGTGAGGCGAAGAGTTTCGCTCTCGCTGTGCAATGGCATCCCGAGTGGAAATATTGGGAAAACCCGGTATCGCAGAAGCTGTTCCGGGCTTTTGGAGACGCGGTTCGCGAAGCAGCGGCCGGGAACGCGGAAACGGAAAGAGTGGTGTCCCATGGCGATGGGCAGCGAAGAGAACGAGACGAAAGAGACGGTCAACAACGAGGAAGACCTGATCAAATGGCTTAG
- a CDS encoding LolA family protein codes for MISVMRDFQQNQKYRQLALLAAAAIGLALLFGTFLTASGRANAQPIVTSQTSDTGASEAQRSAEDEKALEQASAYLGALENLQGNFLQVGPDGSVAEGKFYLRRPGRLRFEYEPPENLLVVADGTWVAVKDSSAPAQRYPMASTPLNLLLGKNVDLTESARVLNVETQPGALLITLADRSGEAPGKITLIFDQPALQLRQWVVTDAQGLQTTVALRNVQQGIRADNALFVLRDDQRPEIGGRR; via the coding sequence ATGATTTCCGTCATGAGAGACTTCCAGCAAAACCAGAAATACCGGCAGCTGGCACTATTGGCTGCGGCGGCGATCGGCCTCGCCTTGCTCTTTGGGACTTTTCTCACGGCAAGCGGAAGAGCCAACGCCCAGCCGATCGTAACTTCGCAGACATCGGACACCGGCGCGTCAGAAGCGCAGCGCAGTGCGGAAGATGAAAAGGCGCTTGAACAGGCAAGCGCCTATCTCGGCGCACTCGAAAACCTTCAGGGCAATTTTCTGCAGGTTGGCCCGGACGGTTCGGTTGCGGAGGGCAAATTCTATCTTCGCCGGCCGGGCCGCCTTCGCTTCGAATATGAGCCGCCGGAAAACCTGCTTGTGGTGGCGGACGGTACCTGGGTCGCGGTGAAGGACAGCTCCGCACCCGCGCAGCGCTATCCCATGGCGTCCACGCCGCTCAATCTTCTGCTCGGGAAAAACGTCGATCTGACCGAGAGCGCCCGTGTGCTCAACGTCGAAACACAGCCGGGCGCGCTTCTCATCACGCTTGCCGACCGCAGCGGCGAGGCCCCGGGCAAGATCACGCTTATTTTCGACCAGCCTGCGCTGCAGCTGCGCCAGTGGGTAGTGACCGACGCTCAAGGTCTGCAGACCACCGTAGCCCTGCGCAATGTCCAACAGGGCATTCGCGCCGACAATGCGCTGTTCGTCTTGCGCGACGACCAGCGGCCGGAGATCGGCGGCAGGCGCTGA
- a CDS encoding DNA translocase FtsK 4TM domain-containing protein, producing the protein MQRVRSWLVNPLAYLPPAVNAFVVRRVVEAAGIVLVGLASFGLLAVLSWSIDDPSLNNATTRPPGNWMGLPGAYVADVLLQTLGIACLLLLLPPLVWGIRAFSHRLSSYIVLRVAAWLAATLAAATFFGALPRFAFWPLALGLGGVLGDALSALGLSIFAPLTGEGFAYTLTALIAAPAAFFLVLYATDTSIADLRMAAEHLRNWRAADEEEEEDRLYTGAARARRRGAPADEPARPHRPDVEPSRLRIAMWEVGDRLSDVRDRLLRRGDYAPLTAEEIEAARQGRLGEFGRRGEESASERRARRREARAALTAEERIEPTLAEKPAPRVSRGTTKPVRPSNRAAREAQPKLPFEQTGDYQLPPLNLLTKPKPSAMPAKLTDDALQQNARLLESVLDDFGIRGEIISVSPGPVVTLYELEPAPGIKSSRVISLADDIARSMSAVSTRVAVVPGRNAIGIELPNARRETVYLRELLETQEYENSSSKLTLALGKNINGEPVLADLTRMPHLLIAGTTGSGKSVGINTMILSLLYRMSPDQCKLIMIDPKMLELSVYDGIPHLLAPVVTEPKKAVVALKWVVKEMEDRYRKMSKVGVRNIDGYNTRVSEANARGEVLVRTVQTGFDKETGEAIYEEEEMDLSPMPFIVVIVDEMADLMMVAGKEIEAAVQRLAQMARAAGIHIVTATQRPSVDVITGTIKANFPTRISFQVTSKIDSRTILGEQGAEQLLGQGDMLYMAGGGRIRRVHGPFVSDEEVEKVVNFLKRQGVPEYLEAITAEEEEGGDPFAFDGGAGSGDDLYDKAVAIVARDKRASTSYIQRRLQIGYNRAARLIELMEEQGVVSPPNHQGKREVLVGDH; encoded by the coding sequence ATGCAGCGCGTGAGGAGTTGGCTCGTCAATCCGCTTGCCTATCTGCCACCGGCAGTGAACGCCTTCGTCGTGCGGCGCGTCGTGGAGGCAGCTGGCATTGTGCTGGTCGGGCTGGCGAGCTTCGGACTTCTCGCCGTGCTGAGCTGGTCGATCGACGATCCGAGCCTCAACAACGCCACCACACGCCCTCCCGGCAACTGGATGGGCCTTCCCGGCGCTTATGTCGCGGATGTGCTGCTGCAAACACTTGGTATTGCCTGCCTTCTGCTGCTGTTGCCGCCTCTTGTCTGGGGCATCCGCGCTTTTTCGCACCGGCTGTCGAGCTATATCGTGCTCCGCGTGGCTGCCTGGCTCGCGGCGACGCTGGCAGCGGCGACATTTTTCGGTGCGCTGCCCCGCTTTGCTTTCTGGCCGCTGGCGCTTGGTCTTGGCGGCGTGCTGGGCGATGCGCTATCGGCGCTCGGGCTCAGCATCTTCGCACCATTGACCGGCGAGGGCTTCGCTTACACGCTGACGGCGCTCATCGCCGCGCCTGCGGCTTTTTTCCTGGTTCTCTATGCGACCGATACGTCCATCGCCGATCTTCGGATGGCGGCCGAACATCTGCGCAACTGGCGCGCGGCGGACGAAGAGGAGGAAGAAGACCGGCTTTATACCGGCGCGGCGCGCGCACGCCGCCGCGGCGCACCCGCCGACGAGCCCGCCCGGCCCCACAGGCCCGACGTGGAGCCGAGCCGCCTTCGCATCGCGATGTGGGAAGTCGGCGACCGGCTGAGCGATGTGCGCGACCGGCTCCTCCGGCGCGGCGACTACGCACCATTGACCGCCGAGGAAATCGAGGCTGCCCGCCAAGGCAGGCTCGGCGAATTCGGACGGCGCGGCGAAGAAAGCGCGAGCGAACGCCGCGCGCGCCGCCGGGAAGCAAGAGCCGCCCTCACCGCTGAAGAGCGGATCGAACCGACACTGGCCGAAAAGCCGGCACCACGCGTGAGCCGCGGTACCACGAAGCCGGTACGGCCCTCGAACCGCGCGGCACGCGAAGCCCAGCCGAAATTGCCCTTCGAACAGACGGGCGATTATCAGTTGCCCCCCCTCAACTTGCTGACCAAGCCGAAACCTTCGGCCATGCCCGCGAAGCTCACCGACGATGCCTTGCAGCAGAACGCGCGGCTGCTCGAATCCGTACTCGACGATTTCGGCATTCGCGGCGAGATCATTTCGGTGAGCCCGGGACCTGTAGTCACGCTCTATGAACTCGAACCGGCGCCCGGCATCAAGTCTTCGCGCGTGATTTCACTCGCCGACGACATTGCCCGTTCGATGAGCGCCGTGTCGACGCGCGTCGCGGTCGTGCCCGGCCGCAACGCCATCGGCATTGAGCTTCCCAATGCGCGGCGCGAGACGGTTTATCTGCGCGAACTTCTGGAAACGCAGGAATATGAAAATTCGAGCTCGAAGCTGACGCTGGCGCTCGGCAAGAACATCAACGGCGAGCCGGTGCTCGCCGATCTCACGCGCATGCCTCATCTTCTGATCGCGGGCACCACCGGCTCCGGCAAGTCGGTTGGTATCAACACCATGATCCTGTCGTTGCTCTACCGGATGTCGCCGGACCAGTGCAAGCTCATCATGATCGATCCGAAGATGCTGGAGCTCAGCGTCTATGACGGCATTCCTCATCTTCTCGCTCCTGTCGTCACCGAACCGAAAAAGGCCGTGGTGGCGCTCAAATGGGTCGTGAAGGAAATGGAAGACCGCTACCGCAAGATGTCGAAAGTCGGTGTGCGGAACATCGACGGATACAATACGCGCGTATCGGAAGCGAATGCGCGCGGCGAAGTGCTGGTGCGAACGGTGCAGACCGGTTTCGACAAGGAAACGGGAGAGGCGATCTACGAGGAAGAGGAAATGGACCTCTCGCCCATGCCCTTCATCGTCGTCATCGTCGATGAAATGGCCGACCTTATGATGGTGGCCGGCAAGGAGATCGAGGCCGCCGTTCAGCGCCTGGCACAGATGGCGCGCGCTGCCGGCATTCACATCGTGACCGCGACGCAGCGCCCCTCGGTCGACGTCATCACCGGCACCATCAAGGCGAATTTCCCGACCCGCATCTCTTTCCAGGTAACGTCCAAGATCGACAGCCGCACCATTCTCGGCGAGCAGGGCGCCGAACAACTGCTGGGCCAAGGCGACATGCTCTACATGGCCGGCGGCGGCCGCATCCGCCGCGTGCACGGGCCCTTCGTCTCGGACGAGGAAGTGGAGAAGGTGGTGAACTTCCTGAAGCGGCAAGGCGTGCCGGAATATCTCGAAGCGATTACCGCGGAGGAAGAAGAAGGCGGCGACCCATTCGCGTTCGACGGCGGCGCAGGCTCCGGTGACGATCTTTACGACAAGGCGGTCGCCATCGTCGCCCGCGACAAGCGCGCCTCGACGAGCTATATCCAGCGGCGCCTGCAGATCGGCTATAACCGAGCCGCCCGCCTGATCGAGCTTATGGAAGAACAAGGCGTTGTGAGCCCGCCAAACCATCAGGGAAAGCGCGAGGTTCTGGTAGGCGACCACTAG
- a CDS encoding aminotransferase class I/II-fold pyridoxal phosphate-dependent enzyme yields MTASAALSRFDGLPGSPFPRLNALIEGIEPGRPPLVMSLGEPQHAFPSFVTEEISRNAALFGKYPPIIGTAAFRDAAAGWLGRRYGLEAAIGKGRALDPNEQVLPVNGTREALFSIAQIATPPEKAGRQPAILMPNPFYQCYAAAALAAGAEPVYVDATRETGFMPDFAALPEELLARTAMIYFCSPANPQGSVASLDYLKRLILLARRYAITLAIDECYADIYDREPPAGALQAAMALAEETGGGGDPFANIIVFHSLSKRSSLPGLRSGFCAGERALMQRFRNFRNIACPQVPLPLMAASAACWNDDAHASANRDLYRAKIDAAERVFGNRFGFYRPAGGFFLWLDVGDGEKAARELWAKAGVKVLPGAYLSREDSPYGPGGNPGAAYIRVALVDGQAETEEALARMAEVL; encoded by the coding sequence ATGACGGCAAGCGCCGCTCTATCCCGCTTTGATGGACTGCCCGGCAGCCCCTTTCCGCGCCTGAACGCGCTGATCGAGGGAATTGAGCCCGGCCGCCCGCCGCTGGTCATGTCTCTCGGCGAACCGCAACACGCGTTTCCTTCCTTCGTGACGGAAGAAATTTCGCGGAATGCCGCGCTTTTCGGGAAATACCCCCCCATCATCGGCACGGCGGCATTTCGCGATGCCGCCGCCGGCTGGCTCGGCCGCCGTTATGGCCTCGAAGCGGCGATCGGAAAGGGGCGCGCGCTCGACCCCAACGAGCAGGTCCTGCCTGTGAACGGTACCAGGGAGGCATTGTTCAGCATCGCCCAGATCGCCACGCCGCCGGAGAAGGCGGGCAGGCAACCGGCAATCCTGATGCCGAACCCGTTTTACCAGTGTTATGCCGCTGCCGCGCTCGCGGCCGGTGCGGAGCCCGTCTATGTCGACGCGACCCGGGAAACGGGCTTCATGCCCGATTTCGCGGCGCTGCCGGAAGAGCTGCTGGCGCGCACCGCGATGATCTATTTTTGCAGCCCCGCCAATCCGCAGGGTTCGGTGGCAAGCCTCGACTATCTGAAGCGCCTGATCCTGCTCGCAAGGCGATACGCCATCACACTCGCGATCGACGAGTGCTACGCCGATATCTATGACCGGGAGCCGCCGGCGGGCGCGCTGCAGGCGGCGATGGCGCTTGCGGAGGAGACAGGCGGCGGCGGCGACCCTTTCGCCAACATCATCGTTTTTCACTCGCTATCCAAACGCTCGAGCCTGCCGGGGCTGCGCTCGGGCTTCTGCGCTGGCGAGCGGGCGCTGATGCAGCGCTTTCGCAATTTCCGGAATATTGCCTGCCCGCAAGTGCCCCTGCCGCTGATGGCGGCTTCCGCCGCCTGCTGGAACGATGATGCACACGCCAGCGCCAACCGCGACCTCTACCGCGCCAAAATCGACGCTGCCGAGCGCGTCTTCGGCAACCGTTTCGGCTTCTATCGCCCGGCCGGTGGCTTCTTTCTCTGGCTCGATGTCGGCGACGGCGAAAAGGCGGCACGCGAGCTATGGGCGAAGGCCGGCGTGAAAGTGTTGCCGGGAGCCTATCTATCGCGCGAAGATTCACCCTACGGACCCGGCGGCAATCCCGGCGCAGCCTATATCCGTGTGGCATTGGTCGACGGACAGGCGGAAACGGAAGAAGCCCTCGCCCGCATGGCGGAGGTTCTGTGA